The following are from one region of the Edwardsiella tarda ATCC 15947 = NBRC 105688 genome:
- a CDS encoding DmsC/YnfH family molybdoenzyme membrane anchor subunit, translating into MGMGWHEWPLMIFTVLGQSVAGAFIVMALALLCGRLEAGRVLRIQGRMFFLWLLLAIAFVASVMHLGSPQRAINALDRVGASALSNEILCGSLFFAAGGLYWLLAVLNKMPAALGRLWLLVTMALALVFVWSMTRVYLIDTVPTWYTGYTTLSFFVTMLVGGALLGYLLLLSVDMAPGSLRLLPPIACCAALIGVVAGGMQGTDLAVIHSAVQQAYALVPDYAGLLALRSVLLALGLGCWLYPLLRGKIPSMGGLILALILVLAGELVGRGVFYGLHMTVGVAIAG; encoded by the coding sequence ATGGGTATGGGATGGCATGAATGGCCGTTGATGATCTTCACGGTATTAGGGCAAAGCGTCGCCGGTGCCTTTATCGTCATGGCGTTGGCGTTGTTGTGCGGTCGGCTGGAGGCGGGGCGAGTCCTGCGTATTCAGGGACGCATGTTCTTCCTGTGGCTGCTGCTGGCTATCGCTTTCGTCGCGTCGGTGATGCACCTCGGTTCGCCGCAGCGCGCCATCAATGCGCTCGATCGAGTCGGCGCTTCCGCGCTGAGTAACGAGATCCTGTGCGGCTCGTTGTTCTTCGCTGCCGGGGGGCTGTATTGGCTCCTGGCGGTGTTGAATAAGATGCCGGCGGCGCTGGGACGCCTGTGGTTGCTGGTGACCATGGCGCTGGCGTTGGTGTTCGTCTGGTCGATGACGCGCGTCTACCTGATCGACACGGTGCCGACCTGGTACACGGGTTACACCACCCTCAGCTTCTTCGTGACCATGCTGGTCGGTGGCGCGTTACTGGGCTACCTGTTGCTGCTGTCGGTCGATATGGCGCCCGGCTCACTGCGTCTGCTGCCGCCGATCGCCTGCTGTGCCGCGTTGATCGGCGTGGTGGCGGGCGGAATGCAGGGTACCGACTTGGCCGTAATCCATAGCGCCGTGCAGCAGGCTTATGCCTTGGTGCCTGATTACGCCGGGTTGTTGGCGTTGCGCAGCGTGTTGCTGGCGTTAGGCCTGGGATGCTGGTTGTACCCATTATTGCGCGGGAAGATCCCGTCGATGGGGGGGCTGATCCTGGCGCTGATCCTGGTGCTGGCGGGTGAGCTGGTGGGCCGTGGCGTGTTCTATGGTCTGCATATGACCGTTGGCGTGGCTATCGCCGGTTAA
- a CDS encoding PTS sugar transporter subunit IIA, translated as MSIDATLDQRWQYCHQPLSWRHAIHLACQPLISDKKVNAHYPLHIIDALKRGKQDFMVREGVMLVFAQPQHGVLSEKGEASVLKCDKPVVMPDGAEVTLIITLSAGTQQALYDLHGQIENWLEINNGFELLTQATSQNMLGARIQATLLH; from the coding sequence ATGTCTATTGATGCAACTCTCGACCAACGCTGGCAGTATTGCCACCAGCCGCTGAGCTGGCGCCATGCCATCCATCTTGCCTGTCAACCGCTGATCAGCGATAAGAAGGTTAACGCCCATTATCCGCTGCACATCATCGACGCACTGAAACGGGGCAAGCAGGATTTCATGGTACGCGAAGGTGTGATGCTGGTATTTGCCCAACCGCAACATGGGGTACTCAGTGAGAAGGGGGAAGCATCCGTACTCAAGTGTGATAAACCGGTCGTCATGCCAGATGGAGCTGAAGTGACCCTGATTATCACGCTCTCCGCCGGGACGCAGCAGGCACTGTATGATTTGCACGGCCAGATCGAAAACTGGTTGGAAATCAACAACGGTTTCGAACTGCTGACCCAGGCAACCAGCCAAAACATGTTGGGTGCCCGTATTCAGGCGACCCTGCTGCACTAA
- a CDS encoding cytochrome c biogenesis CcdA family protein — protein MEISLLTLGLSLLAGILTTLSPCVLPILPIVASSAMARSRWGLLFLALGMAAAFTLTGVFIASLGFSLGFDGRLLRDMAAVLMLLAALWLLNSRVQAWMSRQSAALSGRGQTWLSRFQPNTARGQLIVGLLLGLVWTPCIGPTLGAAIALASRGENLFAVGGVMLLFSLGALLPLIGIGLLSRQFFLQRRARLAQLSEWGRKLMGWSLLSVGLLVLSGLDKKLESALIALSPAWLINLTTAL, from the coding sequence ATGGAGATAAGCCTATTAACGCTGGGGCTCAGCCTGCTGGCCGGCATACTGACCACCCTCTCTCCCTGCGTGCTACCGATCCTGCCCATCGTGGCCTCATCGGCGATGGCGCGCAGCCGCTGGGGGCTCCTGTTTCTGGCCCTCGGCATGGCGGCGGCCTTCACCCTGACCGGGGTGTTCATCGCCTCGTTGGGCTTCAGCCTAGGATTCGATGGCCGTCTCCTACGCGACATGGCCGCGGTTTTGATGTTGTTGGCGGCGCTATGGCTGCTGAATAGCCGAGTACAGGCCTGGATGAGCCGACAGAGTGCCGCGCTCAGCGGCCGGGGACAGACCTGGTTGAGCCGCTTTCAGCCGAACACCGCCCGCGGTCAACTGATCGTCGGCCTGCTGTTAGGTCTGGTCTGGACGCCCTGCATCGGCCCGACGCTGGGTGCCGCCATCGCCCTGGCCAGTCGAGGAGAAAACCTCTTCGCCGTCGGCGGTGTCATGCTGCTGTTCAGCCTCGGCGCCCTGCTCCCGTTGATCGGCATCGGCCTGCTGTCACGCCAGTTTTTCCTGCAGCGCCGCGCCAGACTGGCACAGCTGAGTGAATGGGGACGCAAACTGATGGGCTGGAGCCTGCTCAGCGTGGGACTGCTGGTGCTCAGCGGTCTGGATAAAAAATTGGAGAGCGCCTTGATCGCCCTCTCCCCCGCGTGGCTGATTAACCTCACCACCGCACTGTAA
- a CDS encoding DMSO/selenate family reductase complex B subunit has product MTTQYGFYIDSSRCTGCKTCELACKDYKDLPPDINFRRIYEYAGGEWHPDGDTWHHDVFAYYLSISCNHCDDPACVKVCPSGAMHKREDGFVVVDESVCIGCRYCHMACPYGAPQYNAQKGHMTKCDGCYERVAQGLKPICVESCPLRALDMGPIEELRARYGDLAAVAPLPAAHYTRPNIVLKPNANSRPVGDTCGYLANPKEV; this is encoded by the coding sequence ATGACAACGCAATACGGTTTTTATATCGACTCCAGCCGTTGCACCGGGTGTAAGACCTGCGAGCTGGCCTGTAAGGATTACAAGGATCTACCGCCGGACATCAACTTCCGCCGCATCTATGAGTACGCCGGTGGCGAGTGGCATCCGGATGGCGATACCTGGCACCATGACGTGTTCGCTTACTATCTCTCCATCTCATGCAACCACTGCGACGACCCGGCCTGCGTCAAGGTATGCCCGAGCGGCGCGATGCACAAGCGCGAGGATGGCTTCGTGGTGGTGGACGAGTCGGTATGCATCGGCTGTCGCTATTGCCACATGGCCTGTCCTTACGGCGCGCCGCAATACAACGCGCAGAAGGGGCATATGACCAAATGCGACGGCTGTTATGAGCGTGTCGCGCAGGGGCTGAAGCCGATCTGTGTCGAGTCCTGCCCGCTGCGGGCATTGGACATGGGGCCGATCGAGGAGTTGCGTGCCCGCTATGGTGATCTCGCCGCCGTGGCGCCGCTGCCGGCGGCACACTACACCCGGCCGAATATCGTGCTGAAACCGAATGCCAACAGCCGCCCGGTCGGGGATACCTGCGGTTATCTGGCGAATCCGAAGGAGGTCTGA
- the dmsA gene encoding dimethylsulfoxide reductase subunit A, giving the protein MKKHNRTALLDAALTRRTLVKGGAIGGLAAASGALSLPFTRRAEAQPAQPAPAAQDEQVIWSACTVNCGSRCPLRMHVVDGEISYVESDNTGDDRYDGLHQVRACLRGRSMRRRVYNPDRLKYPMKRVGKRGEGKFKRISWEEAFDTIAVSMKGIIKEYGNEAIYLNYGTGTLGGTVTRSWPPGATLIARLMNCCGGYLNHYGDYSTAQIAAGLNYTYGGWADGNSPSDIENSKLVVMFGNNPGETRMSGGGVTYYLEQARAKSNAKMIIIDPRYTDTGAGREDEWIAIRPGTDAALVAGLAHVLISEGLVDQPFLDRYCVGYDERTLPAGAPANGHYKAYILGQGPDKTAKTPAWASAITGIPEDKIIKLAREIGSAKPAYICQGWGPQRHANGELTSRAIAMLPILTGNVGINGGNSGAREGSYSLPFVRMPTLENPVKTSISMFLWTDAIVRGPEMTATRDGVRGKEKLDVPIKMIWNYAGNCLVNQHSEINRTHDILQDDSKCEMIVVIDNHMTASAKYADILLPDCTASEQMDFCLDASCGNMSYVIFADQVIAPRFECRTIYDMTSEIAKRMGVGQQFTEGRSQEEWLRHLYAQSQQAIPGLPSFEAFRSQGIYKQRDPQGHHVAYREFRADPQANPLTTPSGKIEIYSAPLAEIAATWQLAPEDVIDPLPIYSPGFESYQDPLRSKFPLQMSGFHYKARTHSTYGNVDVLKAACPQEVWINPLDAAPRGIAQGDVVRIFNDRGEVRINAKVTPRVLPGVVALSEGAWYSPDGARVDHGGCINVLTTQRPSPLAKGNPSHTNLVQVAKA; this is encoded by the coding sequence ATGAAAAAACACAATCGGACGGCATTGCTAGATGCGGCGCTGACACGGCGTACTCTGGTGAAAGGCGGCGCGATCGGCGGGCTGGCGGCGGCCAGCGGTGCGCTCTCGCTCCCCTTTACGCGTCGAGCGGAGGCACAACCCGCCCAGCCCGCCCCGGCGGCGCAGGATGAGCAGGTGATCTGGAGCGCTTGCACCGTTAACTGCGGCAGCCGCTGCCCGCTACGTATGCACGTCGTGGATGGTGAGATCAGCTATGTCGAAAGCGACAATACCGGTGACGACCGTTATGACGGTCTGCACCAGGTCCGCGCCTGTCTGCGCGGTCGCTCCATGCGTCGTCGCGTCTATAATCCGGACCGTCTGAAGTACCCGATGAAACGGGTCGGTAAGCGCGGCGAAGGGAAATTTAAACGTATCTCCTGGGAAGAGGCCTTCGATACCATCGCCGTCAGCATGAAGGGGATCATCAAAGAGTACGGTAACGAAGCGATCTACTTGAACTATGGCACCGGTACGCTGGGCGGCACCGTGACGCGTTCCTGGCCACCCGGCGCGACGCTGATCGCCCGCCTGATGAACTGCTGTGGCGGTTACCTCAACCACTATGGCGACTACAGTACCGCGCAGATCGCCGCCGGGCTGAATTACACCTATGGTGGCTGGGCGGACGGTAACAGCCCGTCGGATATCGAGAACAGCAAGCTGGTGGTGATGTTCGGTAACAACCCGGGCGAGACGCGCATGAGTGGCGGTGGGGTGACCTACTACCTGGAGCAGGCGCGCGCCAAGTCCAATGCCAAGATGATCATCATCGATCCGCGCTACACCGACACCGGCGCCGGGCGTGAGGATGAGTGGATCGCCATCCGTCCGGGGACCGATGCTGCGTTGGTGGCCGGTCTCGCCCATGTGCTGATCAGCGAAGGCTTGGTCGATCAGCCCTTCCTCGACCGTTATTGCGTCGGTTACGACGAGCGCACGCTGCCCGCGGGCGCACCCGCCAACGGCCACTACAAGGCTTACATCCTCGGTCAGGGGCCGGATAAGACCGCCAAGACCCCAGCCTGGGCGTCGGCGATCACCGGCATTCCAGAGGATAAGATCATCAAGCTGGCGCGCGAGATCGGAAGCGCCAAACCGGCGTACATCTGCCAAGGGTGGGGGCCACAGCGTCACGCTAACGGCGAGTTGACGTCACGCGCCATCGCCATGCTGCCGATCCTGACCGGTAACGTGGGGATCAACGGGGGCAACAGTGGCGCACGTGAAGGCTCTTATAGCCTGCCGTTCGTCCGCATGCCGACCCTGGAGAACCCGGTTAAAACCAGCATCTCGATGTTCCTGTGGACCGACGCCATCGTGCGTGGCCCGGAGATGACGGCGACCCGCGACGGGGTGCGCGGCAAGGAGAAGCTGGATGTCCCGATCAAGATGATCTGGAACTATGCCGGTAACTGCCTGGTTAACCAGCACTCTGAGATCAACCGTACCCACGACATCCTGCAAGACGATAGCAAGTGCGAGATGATTGTGGTGATCGATAACCATATGACCGCCTCGGCCAAGTATGCCGATATCTTGCTGCCGGACTGCACCGCCTCGGAGCAGATGGACTTCTGCCTCGATGCCTCCTGCGGCAACATGAGCTACGTGATTTTCGCCGATCAGGTGATCGCGCCACGCTTCGAATGTCGCACCATCTATGACATGACCAGCGAGATCGCCAAGCGGATGGGCGTCGGTCAGCAGTTTACCGAGGGACGCAGCCAGGAAGAGTGGCTACGCCATCTGTACGCCCAGTCGCAGCAGGCGATCCCCGGATTGCCGTCGTTTGAGGCGTTCCGCAGCCAAGGGATCTACAAGCAGCGCGATCCGCAGGGGCATCATGTGGCCTACCGCGAGTTCCGCGCCGATCCGCAGGCCAATCCATTGACGACGCCTTCCGGGAAGATCGAGATCTACTCGGCGCCGTTGGCCGAGATCGCCGCCACCTGGCAGCTAGCGCCGGAAGATGTCATCGATCCGTTGCCGATCTATAGCCCCGGCTTCGAAAGCTATCAGGATCCGCTGCGTAGTAAGTTCCCGTTGCAGATGAGTGGGTTCCACTATAAGGCGCGCACCCATTCCACCTATGGCAACGTGGATGTGCTGAAGGCCGCCTGCCCGCAGGAGGTGTGGATCAACCCGTTGGATGCGGCGCCGCGCGGCATCGCACAGGGGGATGTGGTGCGCATCTTTAATGATCGCGGTGAGGTGCGTATCAACGCCAAGGTGACGCCGCGTGTGTTGCCCGGGGTGGTCGCACTGAGCGAGGGTGCCTGGTATAGCCCCGACGGCGCGCGCGTCGATCACGGTGGCTGCATCAACGTCCTGACCACCCAGCGCCCCTCGCCGTTGGCGAAGGGTAACCCGTCGCACACCAATCTGGTTCAGGTTGCTAAGGCTTAA
- the serS gene encoding serine--tRNA ligase has protein sequence MLDPNLLRNELDAVAEKLARRGYKLDVDTLRQQEERRKVLQVETESLQAERNSRSKSIGAAKARGEDIEPLRREVNELGEKLDAAKAELDQLQQEIRDLALSIPNLPDDSVPVGKDENDNLEVSRWGEPRHYDFEVRDHVTLGEMADGLDFAAAVKLTGARFVVMKGQIARMHRALAQFMLDLHTEQHGYLETYVPYLVNHDTLYGTGQLPKFGADLFHTRPLEEEADSSTYALIPTAEVPVTNLVRGEILDESELPLKMTAHTPCFRSEAGSYGRDTRGLIRMHQFDKVELVQIVRPEDSMAALEELTGHAEKVLQLLNLPYRKVLLCTGDMGFGSSKTYDLEVWVPAQNTYREISSCSNMWDFQARRMQARYRSKEDKKPRLLHTLNGSGLAVGRTLVAVMENYQQADGRIQVPEVLRPYMNGLEYIG, from the coding sequence ATGCTAGATCCCAATCTGCTGCGTAATGAGCTAGACGCAGTCGCCGAAAAACTGGCTCGCCGAGGCTACAAACTGGATGTTGACACACTGCGTCAGCAGGAAGAACGCCGTAAAGTGTTGCAGGTGGAGACGGAATCCCTGCAAGCCGAGCGTAACTCGCGATCCAAATCCATCGGTGCGGCCAAGGCCCGGGGTGAGGACATCGAGCCGCTGCGCCGTGAAGTCAACGAATTGGGTGAAAAGCTGGATGCCGCCAAGGCCGAGCTGGACCAGCTCCAGCAGGAAATCCGTGATCTGGCGCTCTCCATCCCCAACCTGCCGGATGACTCTGTCCCGGTCGGCAAGGATGAGAACGATAACCTGGAGGTCAGCCGTTGGGGTGAGCCGCGTCACTACGATTTCGAGGTGCGCGACCATGTGACCCTGGGCGAGATGGCCGATGGTCTGGACTTCGCCGCCGCGGTGAAGCTGACCGGTGCCCGTTTTGTGGTGATGAAAGGTCAGATTGCCCGCATGCACCGCGCACTGGCGCAGTTTATGCTGGACCTGCATACCGAGCAGCACGGCTATCTGGAAACCTATGTCCCGTACCTGGTGAACCACGATACCCTGTACGGTACCGGTCAGTTACCGAAGTTCGGTGCGGATCTGTTCCACACCCGTCCGCTGGAAGAAGAGGCTGATAGCAGCACCTATGCGCTGATCCCGACCGCCGAAGTGCCGGTGACCAACCTGGTGCGCGGCGAGATCCTGGACGAGAGCGAACTGCCGCTGAAGATGACGGCGCACACCCCGTGCTTCCGCTCTGAAGCCGGCTCCTATGGCCGTGATACCCGTGGTCTGATCCGTATGCACCAGTTCGATAAGGTCGAGCTGGTTCAGATCGTACGCCCGGAAGACTCCATGGCGGCATTGGAAGAGCTGACCGGCCATGCCGAGAAGGTGTTGCAGCTGCTGAATCTGCCGTACCGTAAGGTACTGCTGTGCACCGGCGACATGGGCTTCGGCTCCAGCAAGACCTACGATCTGGAAGTCTGGGTCCCGGCGCAGAACACCTACCGTGAAATCTCCTCCTGCTCCAACATGTGGGATTTCCAGGCGCGCCGCATGCAGGCCCGCTATCGCAGCAAGGAAGACAAGAAGCCGCGTCTGCTGCACACCCTGAACGGTTCCGGCCTGGCCGTAGGCCGTACGCTGGTCGCCGTGATGGAAAACTACCAGCAGGCCGATGGCCGTATCCAGGTGCCGGAAGTCCTGCGCCCGTATATGAATGGCCTAGAATATATCGGTTAA
- the dmsD gene encoding Tat proofreading chaperone DmsD yields the protein MLQPQQLQDMALTARVLGTLLYRTPDSEQAAPLVAALRQPQEVLHWPYGTPAQREHCAALLAAPADEPLAEAYQRLFIGPHALAAPPWGSVYLDRESVLFGDSTLALRHWMRAQGIDWQTDSREPEDHIGLLLLLVAWLAEEQPHWLAPLLQQHLLPWSGRYLTLLEQAAEHPFYQGIAALSALTLRTWQHQFALADVDVKLYR from the coding sequence ATGTTACAACCACAACAATTACAGGATATGGCGCTGACGGCGCGGGTGCTGGGCACCCTGTTGTACCGCACGCCGGATAGCGAACAGGCCGCGCCATTGGTGGCGGCATTGCGCCAGCCGCAAGAGGTGCTGCACTGGCCCTATGGCACCCCCGCCCAGCGCGAGCACTGCGCCGCGTTGCTGGCTGCACCGGCGGACGAGCCTCTGGCCGAGGCGTATCAGCGTCTGTTTATTGGGCCGCACGCGCTGGCGGCACCGCCCTGGGGATCGGTTTACCTGGATCGTGAAAGCGTGCTGTTTGGCGACTCGACCCTGGCGTTACGTCACTGGATGCGGGCGCAGGGGATCGACTGGCAGACGGATAGCCGCGAGCCGGAGGATCACATCGGCCTGCTGCTGTTGTTGGTGGCCTGGCTGGCCGAGGAGCAGCCGCACTGGTTGGCGCCTTTGCTGCAACAACATCTGTTGCCCTGGAGCGGCCGTTATCTGACCTTGCTGGAGCAGGCCGCCGAGCACCCCTTCTATCAAGGGATCGCGGCGTTGAGCGCGCTGACATTACGCACCTGGCAGCACCAGTTTGCTCTCGCCGATGTCGACGTGAAGTTGTATCGCTGA
- a CDS encoding replication-associated recombination protein A, translating to MSNLSLDFAQDTFQPLAARMRPQTLEQYIGQRHLLAAGKPLPRAILAGHLHSMILWGPPGTGKTTLAELIARYGHAEVERISAVTSGIKEIREAIERARQNRDVGRRTILFVDEVHRFNKSQQDAFLPHIEDGTITFIGATTENPSFELNSALLSRARVYLLKALEAQDIVQVLQQAMSDSERGYGGQDLLLPEETRDALAELVNGDARRALNTLEMMADMAEVDSQGQRRLTVDLLRAVSGERSARFDNHGDRYYDLISALHKSVRGSAPDAALYWYARIITAGGDPLYVARRLLAIASEDVGNADPRAMQVAIAAWDCFTRVGPAEGERAIAQAIVYLACAPKSNAVYTAFKAALRDAKERPDYDVPPHLRNAPTKLMKSMGLGEEYRYAHDEPNAYAAGEVYFPPEMAQTRYYQPTSRGLEGKIGDKLAWLAEQDQNSPTKRYR from the coding sequence GTGAGTAATCTCTCCCTCGACTTCGCCCAGGATACCTTCCAACCGCTGGCCGCGCGCATGCGGCCGCAGACGTTGGAACAGTATATCGGTCAGCGTCATCTGTTGGCGGCGGGCAAGCCGCTGCCGCGCGCCATCCTGGCCGGCCACCTGCACTCGATGATCTTGTGGGGGCCGCCGGGAACCGGTAAGACCACGTTAGCGGAGTTGATTGCGCGCTATGGCCATGCCGAGGTGGAGCGCATCTCGGCGGTCACCTCGGGGATCAAGGAGATCCGCGAGGCGATCGAGCGGGCGCGCCAGAATCGCGATGTCGGTCGGCGCACGATCTTGTTCGTCGATGAGGTGCATCGTTTCAATAAGAGTCAACAGGATGCCTTCCTGCCGCATATCGAGGATGGCACCATTACCTTTATCGGCGCCACCACCGAGAACCCCTCCTTCGAACTGAACTCGGCGTTGCTGTCGCGCGCACGGGTCTATTTGCTCAAGGCGCTGGAGGCGCAGGACATCGTACAGGTGTTGCAACAGGCGATGAGCGATAGCGAGCGTGGCTACGGTGGGCAGGATCTGCTGCTGCCGGAGGAGACGCGCGATGCACTGGCGGAGCTGGTTAATGGCGACGCCCGTCGGGCGTTGAATACCCTGGAGATGATGGCCGATATGGCCGAGGTGGATAGCCAGGGCCAGCGTCGCTTGACAGTGGATCTGCTGCGTGCGGTCTCCGGCGAGCGCAGCGCGCGCTTCGATAATCACGGCGATCGCTATTATGATCTGATCTCCGCGTTGCATAAGTCGGTGCGCGGGTCGGCGCCGGATGCCGCCCTGTACTGGTATGCTCGCATCATCACTGCGGGGGGCGATCCGTTGTATGTGGCGCGGCGCCTGCTGGCCATCGCCTCGGAGGATGTGGGCAACGCCGATCCCCGCGCGATGCAGGTGGCGATCGCCGCCTGGGACTGCTTCACTCGCGTCGGTCCGGCGGAAGGGGAGCGTGCCATCGCCCAGGCCATCGTCTACCTGGCCTGTGCGCCGAAGAGTAACGCGGTGTATACCGCCTTCAAGGCTGCCCTGCGCGACGCCAAGGAGCGTCCGGACTATGACGTGCCACCTCATCTGCGCAACGCGCCGACCAAGCTGATGAAGTCGATGGGGCTGGGCGAGGAGTACCGCTACGCCCACGACGAGCCCAATGCCTACGCGGCGGGCGAGGTCTACTTCCCGCCGGAAATGGCGCAGACGCGCTATTATCAGCCGACCTCGCGCGGCCTGGAGGGCAAGATCGGCGATAAGCTAGCCTGGCTCGCTGAGCAGGATCAAAATAGCCCGACAAAACGCTACCGCTGA
- a CDS encoding 4Fe-4S dicluster domain-containing protein produces MSERRDERYYRAWMSHRHVSRRGLLRGLLGGGRAVQRQALQASLQRARGRPPYALAEAAFLASCDGCAACVTACPYGLIALHEGVAWLEVDFCGCDTQHCQACADACSRGALLAQLPADTAWRPQLDSHCLGRYSDCRQCQLACPQQALSFDAQSQPQLDEARCDGCGLCKLACHSGHLHLQAGIAHGRD; encoded by the coding sequence ATGAGCGAGCGGCGCGATGAGCGTTACTACCGGGCCTGGATGAGCCATCGTCACGTCAGTCGGCGCGGGTTATTGCGTGGCTTATTGGGGGGCGGGCGCGCGGTGCAACGCCAGGCGTTGCAGGCCTCTCTACAGCGCGCGCGCGGGCGGCCGCCTTATGCCTTGGCGGAGGCGGCCTTTCTGGCGAGTTGCGATGGGTGTGCGGCCTGTGTCACTGCCTGCCCCTACGGCCTGATCGCCCTGCATGAAGGGGTAGCCTGGCTGGAGGTCGACTTCTGTGGTTGCGATACGCAGCACTGTCAGGCCTGCGCCGATGCCTGCTCTCGGGGGGCATTGCTGGCGCAGCTACCCGCCGATACCGCCTGGCGCCCGCAGTTGGACAGCCATTGTCTCGGGCGCTATAGCGACTGCCGCCAGTGCCAGCTCGCCTGTCCTCAACAGGCGTTGTCGTTTGATGCACAGAGTCAGCCGCAGTTGGATGAGGCGCGCTGCGATGGCTGTGGGCTGTGCAAGCTGGCTTGCCATTCCGGCCATCTACACCTCCAGGCTGGCATCGCTCATGGGCGCGATTGA
- a CDS encoding YdgH/BhsA/McbA-like domain containing protein, with the protein MKKVTIATALTLLLSATSAFAASQIDSQRAMDQQRIGAIRVQIPNGTPDQAVAALAQKAAQQGGEYFHITGLGTTGMGNSVTATAEIYK; encoded by the coding sequence ATGAAAAAAGTAACCATCGCCACCGCCTTGACCCTACTGTTAAGCGCCACCTCCGCCTTCGCCGCTAGCCAGATCGATAGCCAGCGGGCCATGGATCAGCAGCGCATCGGCGCCATTCGTGTCCAGATCCCCAACGGGACGCCGGATCAGGCCGTCGCGGCGCTGGCCCAGAAGGCCGCGCAACAAGGGGGAGAGTACTTCCATATCACCGGATTAGGCACCACCGGCATGGGTAACAGCGTGACCGCCACCGCCGAAATCTATAAATAA
- a CDS encoding MFS transporter, with product MFSLSRPVFALLCGLLLLTVAMALLNTLVPLWLDQRHLATWQVGLVGSSYFLGNLVGTLLTGWVILRHGFNQSYYYACLLFAASTAALGMANGFWGWLLWRFLAGIGCAMIWVIVESALLRSGTNANRGQLLAAYMTIYYLGTVLGQLALGAIATALLQVIPWTTALMVVAMLPLCFARIERPQPHAGGMSLWPLLRRRSARLGVNGCVISGAILGTLYGLLPLYLSHQGMSDSRIGYWMALLVSAGILGQWPVGRLADRYGRLLVLRVQVFVLILGSLAMLVSPQGMVPALFTLGAAGFTLYPVAMSWACERADRHELVAMNQALLMSYTLGSLAGPAVVALLMQRFSDHWMFVTIAAIALCYLLMLLRRPEGHSALPVT from the coding sequence ATGTTCTCGCTCTCTCGTCCGGTGTTCGCTTTGCTCTGTGGGCTGTTACTGCTGACGGTCGCCATGGCACTGCTCAATACCCTGGTGCCGTTGTGGCTGGATCAACGCCATCTGGCGACGTGGCAGGTCGGCCTGGTCGGCTCCTCCTACTTCCTGGGTAACCTGGTTGGCACCTTGCTGACCGGTTGGGTCATCCTGCGTCACGGTTTCAACCAAAGCTACTACTATGCCTGCCTGCTGTTTGCCGCCTCGACGGCGGCATTGGGGATGGCCAATGGGTTTTGGGGCTGGCTATTGTGGCGTTTCCTGGCCGGTATCGGCTGCGCCATGATCTGGGTGATCGTGGAAAGCGCCTTACTGCGCAGCGGAACCAACGCGAACCGCGGCCAGTTATTGGCGGCCTATATGACCATCTACTATCTGGGCACCGTGTTGGGGCAGTTGGCGCTCGGCGCCATCGCTACCGCGTTGTTGCAGGTCATTCCTTGGACCACGGCGCTGATGGTGGTAGCGATGCTGCCACTCTGTTTCGCGCGCATCGAACGTCCCCAACCGCATGCGGGAGGGATGTCGCTCTGGCCGCTGTTGCGTCGGCGTAGCGCCCGCCTGGGGGTGAATGGCTGCGTAATCTCGGGGGCGATCCTCGGCACGCTGTATGGCTTGTTGCCGCTCTATCTGAGTCACCAGGGGATGAGTGACTCACGCATCGGCTATTGGATGGCACTGCTGGTCAGCGCCGGTATCCTCGGCCAGTGGCCGGTGGGGCGCCTGGCGGATCGTTATGGTCGCCTGCTGGTGCTGCGCGTGCAGGTGTTTGTGCTGATCCTCGGCAGCCTGGCTATGTTGGTTAGCCCACAGGGGATGGTGCCTGCGCTGTTTACCCTGGGCGCGGCCGGGTTCACCCTCTACCCGGTGGCGATGTCGTGGGCCTGTGAGCGCGCCGATCGCCATGAGTTGGTGGCGATGAATCAGGCATTATTGATGAGTTATACCCTGGGTAGTCTGGCCGGGCCAGCGGTGGTGGCGTTACTGATGCAGCGCTTTTCCGATCACTGGATGTTTGTCACCATTGCCGCCATCGCGCTGTGTTATCTGTTGATGCTGCTGCGCCGCCCCGAGGGGCACTCCGCGTTACCCGTTACCTAA